Below is a genomic region from Syntrophorhabdaceae bacterium.
GACGGTTCTTTTCGACACGGTAGGGCAGCCCCTGGCGCTTTTCCCTTTACCTTTTTCGTCTGAGCACGCCTTTTCCTCTCGCAAGCCCGTGCACTTGGCGCATTGCGCTTTAGGTGTTCTCTTCATGACGACGTTGCCTCCCTTAGTGGCTGTTCTCTTTGTCCATAATGGTCCACAATGTCAGAAATGCCAGGTACACCTTGGCGATGTGCGCTATTTTTGGATCCTCGTCTACGACGAGAATGGGATAGAGCATGTTCCAAGTCTACAACACATAATTATTGCATGCAACAGGGCTCATGTTGATTCAAAGGCTGTTGGTTCCTTGTGTAACGAAAGTATTCGAGCGTGGTTGTTTGAAAATCCAGTTGACAAGACCGGCTGTTCGTATGAGAATTGAAACTGCAGCGCCGTTTGAACTAAAAAGGTACCTTATTTCCATGCGTCGGCGCGTTTTCCTGACCATATCATGTCTTTTTTACGGCGGACTTCGAACCGGTTTTCAAGTCAGTTAACACAAAGCTTGAGCCGGCGCAGCGCATATCGCGGGGCAGCTGGCCCCCACGACCCAAACAAAGCCGTAATTCACACAGGCGCTCTTCTGCCTTATAATAGAATTGAATGAATAGGATTTATCTATGAATGTGCTCGTCATTGATCGCTACACCCTCATCAGGCTCTGTATTTTCCTTGGGGTCTTCGTGATCCTTGGGATATGGGAGGCTTGTCTGCCGCGGCGGGTTTTACGGACCCCGAAAACCGTCCGCTGGTTTACCAATCTCTCGCTCACTTTGGTCAATAGTTTGATGCTGCGCCTGCTCTTGCCCCTTCCCGTGGTCGCCCTGGCAGTTTTCGCTCAAGCGAAAAGCTGGGGATTGTTTCATTTGCTCCACATGCCTTCGCTTCTCGTGGGCGCAATTTCCCTGCTACTCCTTGATGTGACCATCTACCTTCAGCATCTCATCTTCCACAAGGTTCCTGTTCTCTGGTATGTCCACGCCATGCATCACACGGATCTCGATATTGATGTAACAACCGGTGTGAGGTTCCATCCCATCGAAATCGTGCTTTCGCTGCTCATCAAGATGGGGGTCACTTTAGCGTTCGGTATATCGCCCGTCATTCTTGTCGCCTTTGAGGTGCTGCTCAACGCTACGTCCATGTTTAACCACGCAAACAGCGCTTTGAGTCCAAAGATAGACTGGACGTTACGTCTTGTTCTGGTTACGCCTGACATGCACCGTGTCCATCACTCGGTGATCATCGGCGAACGCAACAGAAATTTCGGCTTCAACCTTTCCTGGTGGGACCGTTTATTCGGGACCTATAAGGAAAAGCCTGAGGCAGGCCACGAGAGCATGGTGATCGGCCTCGCAAATTTCAGAAACCCAAGCTCTCTTTCGCTCCCCGCACTCATACTTTTGCCGCTCAGTGCCTGGGGAAGACTGTGATCCGGGACCTTACCTTCGGGCGAGCGGGGGCCATGCCGGCTCTCGCTCCTGCCACCATCAGCACGTAAGCACGCGCCTTTGGCAGGGCTTGCACGAACGGGCCACAAACATTATCTTTGGGACATGAGGAGAGGTTTGTATCTAACTACCTGCGGCCTTACGGGAGGTTCTTGATGAGTTCCGGACCGAACCCGCTCAGTGTCCCTATGAAGCTCCTTTTGGGTTTCATCGCCGGTTTTGCGGCCACGTTCATTTTTCATCAGCTGACACTCGCCCTGCTATTTCGAGCCGGGATAGCGCCTTTTGCGCCGTTTTCTATGGCCGTAACGAAGCCCTTCGGAGTGCCCACCGTAATTTCGCTCGCATTCTGGGGCGGCGTCTGGGGAATCCTGTTTGCCCCGATTCACGATAGATTCGCCCACGGAGCCTCGTATTGGCTTATCTCTTTTCTCTTCGGCGCAATTCTTCCCTCAGGCATTGCCCTTATTGTGGTGCTACCGCTCAAGGGGAGACCTATGGGTGGGGGCTGGCATCCACCCTTGCTTTTGACCGCCTTTCTCGTGAACGGTTTCTGGGGCGCAGGCACGGGGCTCATTATAAAGGTTTTGTGTAAGCCGTTTAAGAAATAGAACCAGATGGCCTCCGGGTCTACGTAAATAATCTCATCTTATGCGTGTGCGACGAAAGGGTTAACTATGGAGAACAGATGTGTGCCGAACCCGCCATCTCGATCGTGATCCCCGTTTTGGATGAATCCCAATTGATCAACGACCTGTTGGCGCACATCCATTCGCTTGACGGTAGCAAACGGGCAGAGGTTATTGTTGTGGATGGGGATGGGAGTCGGAGTACGTTGCAGGCGATCGCCGATGTGAACACGATCAAGATCGTAGCTTCGCCGGGGCGAGCTGTACAGATGAACGCAGGGGCCAAAGCATCACGCGGCCGGATTCTCCTTTTTCTTCACGCCGATACCAACCTGCCCGCCTGCGCCCTAAACCGCATCGAAGAGGCCATGGAAAGCGGCGCATACGTGGCCGGCGCTTTTGATCTCGGCATACACGCGGGGGGTTTTCCATTCCGTATTATCGAGCGGGTTGCATCGATGCGTTCTCGTATTACCCGGATCCCCTTCGGCGATCAGGCGATTTTTATCCGCAAAGATTACTTCGAAAGCATCGGCGGC
It encodes:
- a CDS encoding TIGR04283 family arsenosugar biosynthesis glycosyltransferase → MCAEPAISIVIPVLDESQLINDLLAHIHSLDGSKRAEVIVVDGDGSRSTLQAIADVNTIKIVASPGRAVQMNAGAKASRGRILLFLHADTNLPACALNRIEEAMESGAYVAGAFDLGIHAGGFPFRIIERVASMRSRITRIPFGDQAIFIRKDYFESIGGYEEIPLMEDVEIMRRIRKRGDSIMFVNEKVDTSPRRWEREGVVLCTLRNWFLQILYLSGVSPDKLGKFYTRQ
- a CDS encoding sterol desaturase family protein → MNVLVIDRYTLIRLCIFLGVFVILGIWEACLPRRVLRTPKTVRWFTNLSLTLVNSLMLRLLLPLPVVALAVFAQAKSWGLFHLLHMPSLLVGAISLLLLDVTIYLQHLIFHKVPVLWYVHAMHHTDLDIDVTTGVRFHPIEIVLSLLIKMGVTLAFGISPVILVAFEVLLNATSMFNHANSALSPKIDWTLRLVLVTPDMHRVHHSVIIGERNRNFGFNLSWWDRLFGTYKEKPEAGHESMVIGLANFRNPSSLSLPALILLPLSAWGRL